The DNA region NNNNNNNNNNNNNNNNNNNNNNNNNNNNNNNNNNNNNNNNNNNNNNNNNNNNNNNNNNNNNNNNNNNNNNNNNNNNNNNNNNNNNNNNNNNNNNNNNNNNNNNNNNNNNNNNNNNNNNNNNNNNNNNNNNNNNNNNNNNNNNNNNNNNNNNNNNNNNNNNNNNNNNNNNNNNNNNNNNNNNNNNNNNNNNNNNNNNNNNNNNNNNNNNNNNNNNNNNNNNNNNNNNNNNNNNNNNNNNNNNNNNNNNNNNNNNNNNNNNNNNNNNNNNNNNNNNNNNNNNNNNNNNNNNNNNNNNNNNNNNNNNNNNNNNNNNNNNNNNNNNNNNNNNNNNNNNNNNNNNNNNNNNNNNNNNNNNNNNNNNNNNNNNNNNNNNNNNNNNNNNNNNNNNNNNNNNNNNNNNNNNNNNNNNNNNNNNNNNNNNNNNNNNNNNNNNNNNNNNNNNNNNNNNNNNNNNNNNNNNNNNNNNNNNNNNNNNNNNNNNNNNNNNNNNNNNNNNNNNNNNNNNNNNNNNNNNNNNNNNNNNNNNNNNNNNNNNNNNNNNNNNNNNNNNNNNNNNNNNNNNNNNNNNNNNNNNNNNNNNNNNNNNNNNNNNNNNNNNNNNNNNNNNNNNNNNNNNNNNNNNNNNNNNNNNNNNNNNNNNNNNNNNNNNNNNNNNNNNNNNNNNNNNNNNNNNNNNNNNNNNNNNNNNNNNNNNNNNNNNNNNNNNNNNNNNNNNNNNNNNNNNNNNNNNNNNNNNNNNNNNNNNNNNNNNNNNNNNNNNNNNNNNNNNNNNNNNNNNNNNNNNNNNNNNNNNNNNNNNNNNNNNNNNNNNNNNNNNNNNNNNNNNNNNNNNNNNNNNNNNNNNNNNNNNNNNNNNNNNNNNNNNNNNNNNNNNNNNNNNNNNNNNNNNNNNNNNNNNNNNNNNNNNNNNNNNNNNNNNNNNNNNNNNNNNNNNNNNNNNNNNNNNNNNNNNNNNNNNNNNNNNNNNNNNNNNNNNNNNNNNNNNNNNNNNNNNNNNNNNNNNNNNNNNNNNNNNNNNNNNNNNNNNNNNNNNNNNNNNNNNNNNNNNNNNNNNNNNNNNNNNNNNNNNNNNNNNNNNNNNNNNNNNNNNNNNNNNNNNNNNNNNNNNNNNNNNNNNNNNNNNNNNNNNNNNNNNNNNNNNNNNNNNNNNNNNNNNNNNNNNNNNNNNNNNNNNNNNNNNNNNNNNNNNNNNNNNNNNNNNNNNNNNNNNNNNNNNNNNNNNNNNNNNNNNNNNNNNNNNNNNNNNNNNNNNNNNNNNNNNNNNNNNNNNNNNNNNNNNNNNNNNNNNNNNNNNNNNNNNNNNNNNNNNNNNNNNNNNNNNNNNNNNNNNNNNNNNNNNNNNNNNNNNNNNNNNNNNNNNNNNNNNNNNNNNNNNNNNNNNNNNNNNNNNNNNNNNNNNNNNNNNNNNNNNNNNNNNNNNNNNNNNNNNNNNNNNNNNNNNNNNNNNNNNNNNNNNNNNNNNNNNNNNNNNNNNNNNNNNNNNNNNNNNNNNNNNNNNNNNNNNNNNNNNNNNNNNNNNNNNNNNNNNNNNNNNNNNNNNNNNNNNNNNNNNNNNNNNNNNNNNNNNNNNNNNNNNNNNNNNNNNNNNNNNNNNNNNNNNNNNNNNNNNNNNNNNNNNNNNNNNNNNNNNNNNNNNNNNNNNNNNNNNNNNNNNNNNNNNNNNNNNNNNNNNNNNNNNNNNNNNNNNNNNNNNNNNNNNNNNNNNNNNNNNNNNNNNNNNNNNNNNNNNNNNNNNNNNNNNNNNNNNNNNNNNNNNNNNNNNNNNNNNNNNNNNNNNNNNNNNNNNNNNNNNNNNNNNNNNNNNNNNNNNNNNNNNNNNNNNNNNNNNNNNNNNNNNNNNNNNNNNNNNNNNNNNNNNNNNNNNNNNNNNNNNNNNNNNNNNNNNNNNNNNNNNNNNNNNNNNNNNNNNNNNNNNNNNNNNNNNNNNNNNNNNNNNNNNNNNNNNNNNNNNNNNNNNNNNNNNNNNNNNNNNNNNNNNNNNNNNNNNNNNNNNNNNNNNNNNNNNNNNNNNNNNNNNNNNNNNNNNNNNNNNNNNNNNNNNNNNNNNNNNNNNNNNNNNNNNNNNNNNNNNNNNNNNNNNNNNNNNNNNNNNNNNNNNNNNNNNNNNNNNNNNNNNNNNNNNNNNNNNNNNNNNNNNNNNNNNNNNNNNNNNNNNNNNNNNNNNNNNNNNNNNNNNNNNNNNNNNNNNNNNNNNNNNNNNNNNNNNNNNNNNNNNNNNNNNNNNNNNNNNNNNNNNNNNNNNNNNNNNNNNNNNNNNNNNNNNNNNNNNNNNNNNNNNNNNNNNNNNNNNNNNNNNNNNNNNNNNNNNNNNNNNNNNNNNNNNNNNNNNNNNNNNNNNNNNNNNNNNNNNNNNNNNNNNNNNNNNNNNNNNNNNNNNNNNNNNNNNNNNNNNNNNNNNNNNNNNNNNNNNNNNNNNNNNNNNNNNNNNNNNNNNNNNNNNNNNNNNNNNNNNNNNNNNNNNNNNNNNNNNNNNNNNNNNNNNNNNNNNNNNNNNNNNNNNNNNNNNNNNNNNNNNNNNNNNNNNNNNNNNNNNNNNNNNNNNNNNNNNNNNNNNNNNNNNNNNNNNNNNNNNNNNNNNNNNNNNNNNNNNNNNNNNNNNNNNNNNNNNNNNNNNNNNNNNNNNNNNNNNNNNNNNNNNNNNNNNNNNNNNNNNNNNNNNNNNNNNNNNNNNNNNNNNNNNNNNNNNNNNNNNNNNNNNNNNNNNNNNNNNNNNNNNNNNNNNNNNNNNNNNNNNNNNNNNNNNNNNNNNNNNNNNNNNNNNNNNNNNNNNNNNNNNNNNNNNNNNNNNNNNNNNNNNNNNNNNNNNNNNNNNNNNNNNNNNNNNNNNNNNNNNNNNNNNNNNNNNNNNNNNNNNNNNNNNNNNNNNNNNNNNNNNNNNNNNNNNNNNNNNNNNNNNNNNNNNNNNNNNNNNNNNNNNNNNNNNNNNNNNNNNNNNNNNNNNNNNNNNNNNNNNNNNNNNNNNNNNNNNNNNNNNNNNNNNNNNNNNNNNNNNNNNNNNNNNNNNNNNNNNNNNNNNNNNNNNNNNNNNNNNNNNNNNNNNNNNNNNNNNNNNNNNNNNNNNNNNNNNNNNNNNNNNNNNNNNNNNNNNNNNNNNNNNNNNNNNNNNNNNNNNNNNNNNNNNNNNNNNNNNNNNNNNNNNNNNNNNNNNNNNNNNNNNNNNNNNNNNNNNNNNNNNNNNNNNNNNNNNNNNNNNNNNNNNNNNNNNNNNNNNNNNNNNNNNNNNNNNNNNNNNNNNNNNNNNNNNNNNNNNNNNNNNNNNNNNNNNNNNNNNNNNNNNNNNNNNNNNNNNNNNNNNNNNNNNNNNNNNNNNNNNNNNNNNNNNNNNNNNNNNNNNNNNNNNNNNNNNNNNNNNNNNNNNNNNNNNNNNNNNNNNNNNNNNNNNNNNNNNNNNNNNNNNNNNNNNNNNNNNNNNNNNNNNNNNNNNNNNNNNNNNNNNNNNNNNNNNNNNNNNNNNNNNNNNNNNNNNNNNNNNNNNNNNNNNNNNNNNNNNNNNNNNNNNNNNNNNNNNNNNNNNNNNNNNNNNNNNNNNNNNNNNNNNNNNNNNNNNNNNNNNNNNNNNNNNNNNNNNNNNNNNNNNNNNNNNNNNNNNNNNNNNNNNNNNNNNNNNNNNNNNNNNNNNNNNNNNNNNNNNNNNNNNNNNNNNNNNNNNNNNNNNNNNNNNNNNNNNNNNNNNNNNNNNNNNNNNNNNNNNNNNNNNNNNNNNNNNNNNNNNNNNNNNNNNNNNNNNNNNNNNNNNNNNNNNNNNNNNNNNNNNNNNNNNNNNNNNNNNNNNNNNNNNNNNNNNNNNNNNNNNNNNNNNNNNNNNNNNNNNNNNNNNNNNNNNNNNNNNNNNNNNNNNNNNNNNNNNNNNNNNNNNNNNNNNNNNNNNNNNNNNNNNNNNNNNNNNNNNNNNNNNNNNNNNNNNNNNNNNNNNNNNNNNNNNNNNNNNNNNNNNNNNNNNNNNNNNNNNNNNNNNNNNNNNNNNNNNNNNNNNNNNNNNNNNNNNNNNNNNNNNNNNNNNNNNNNNNNNNNNNNNNNNNNNNNNNNNNNNNNNNNNNNNNNNNNNNNNNNNNNNNNNNNNNNNNNNNNNNNNNNNNNNNNNNNNNNNNNNNNNNNNNNNNNNNNNNNNNNNNNNNNNNNNNNNNNNNNNNNNNNNNNNNNNNNNNNNNNNNNNNNNNNNNNNNNNNNNNNNNNNNNNNNNNNNNNNNNNNNNNNNNNNNNNNNNNNNNNNNNNNNNNNNNNNNNNNNNNNNNNNNNNNNNNNNNNNNNNNNNNNNNNNNNNNNNNNNNNNNNNNNNNNNNNNNNNNNNNNNNNNNNNNNNNNNNNNNNNNNNNNNNNNNNNNNNNNNNNNNNNNNNNNNNNNNNNNNNNNNNNNNNNNNNNNNNNNNNNNNNNNNNNNNNNNNNNNNNNNNNNNNNNNNNNNNNNNNNNNNNNNNNNNNNNNNNNNNNNNNNNNNNNNNNNNNNNNNNNNNNNNNNNNNNNNNNNNNNNNNNNNNNNNNNNNNNNNNNNNNNNNNNNNNNNNNNNNNNNNNNNNNNTACACAAAGCTATTCTCCTCCTTAGTTGTGGAAAATGCAGGAAACGGTGCTACAGCTTACAAGTGTGAGCTCTAACGGTGGGATCTGACGTCAGCGAGATTATAGGTAAAAGTAACGTTTTCTTGGAGTGAGCATCTGTCATTTGATTGTATGAAGGAACTGGAGCTGTTGAACTAATCCGTTACGGAAGTCTTTTAACGGCGTTAGTTATCTCAAAATCCAAATGCGAGACCAACGAGGTGACCAAAAAGTATCGATGACGAATCCCTAATTATCCGGGGCCTTTTGACCTTGATTCCAGGCGAGGGTAATGTCGTCATTCCATAACTTGGTGGTTGAACTATGAAGTAACCAACCCCGAAGCAAGCAAGAAAGAGAACGACTTTGGTCAAGCAGGTCAAGCAAAGGATATTGTATCAGCGACGACGTCGTTTATGCCTACCTCGGATTCTTCTGCTTTATTTGTCTGTCAAATTCGATTTCGTTTCTGAAAGCATCCAACTTTATCTAATAAAAACATCTTTAAcgtataattttctttatttcttcttttgaaaggttcaacaacaacaaaagaatcaataaCAAGGCGTTACAAATGACGTTGATGATATTAATTAAGTACAGATAGTCCAGTTATaaactttgacatcaaactcTGGATGTTGTTCCAATCTCTTTCTCAACTCCTTTGCTTTTTCTGTGTCCTTAGCCAATATAAGAGAGAATCCTCCACCACCTGCACCTACAAGCTTAAAACCTGAGCTATAAGGTTGTGAAAACGCGAAAAGCTTATCCACAAACTCATTGCTGCAATACGGATCGAGCTCTTGATGCAATCTCCATGCTTCTGACATTATCTCCCCTAGCTCATCCACTTCACAGTTCATTAACGCTTCTCTCCCTGATTTTGCCAGTTCGGCCAACCGCTTGATGCTTGAAATCAAGAGATTATCTCTTTGCAGATACCTTGTTACAACTTTGTGTAGGACCTGGTGAGCAAGCCTGACCTGTTTCAATAAAGTCATGAATGAATGAGACTGTAactgcatgtttttttttaaatatatattgctAATATAATAATACTCTTTTTCCTTTCAGTTGTTGTTGTCACTTACTTGACCGGTGAAAACAATGAGGAGACGTTGCTCCAACTCTGTGATTAGCTTTGGTGAGGCGAGTAAAGGAACGACATGAAGACGCAGAGGAATTCCTGGAAAACTTGAAGTGAATTTGATTCCTGGGTATAACCCACCGATCTGATCTTGCCAGCCACCTCCAGTACCCATGAGTTGCTCCAGAACCAGGACGAGCCTTGCAACGTTTTCATTGCTCTCATCTCCATTCGATATTTGAAGAAGTCCTTTCACAACAGCAGCAGCTAGAATGCTAGAGGTTCCTAGTCCACTGCCACGAGGTACATTGGCCCATGTCTTTATTGCTAATCCTGTGGACTTGAAAAAGTTTTCTTCGAGAATGCCGGTTACCAGTAGAGCAGATTTAACAAGCCTGAATGGATCATTGATTTCAAATGGTGTCTTGATGCTTATCGGATCTTCGATGTGTAGCTCGTTTCCAGCATCGTCTTGGATTGAGATTCCAGCCTGACTTGTTGTTTCGATGATTGTGCCAATTGGAAGTGAACCTTCCAAGGTTATAGCCATGTTCAGGACACAACCTGCACGCTCTAAACTCCATGGAGGTGTATCACTCCAACCTCCTACAAAATCTACTCGCACTGGTAGTTCAACTTTTGTCCTTCTTGGTTGAAAAACTCGATCCAGATGAGAAACATGATTCTCGGTATGGGGCTTGCCGCTTGATTCCAACAGATGCTCTGGAGAACAAATAAAAGAGTTAATCCAGGTTTATCTGTCAAAGAAAGTATTAGCAAACGCAGGTAGCAAGGTTTTACCTCTAAAACCATATCTCACAGCTGAAGCAGTCTCTTCTGCAACTGCTCCCCAGACTTTATGCTCCAAGTCTATAGCTTTTGCCTCATCCCCACATGCTCGAAGAAGATCAACTTCTACCTGATATGCCCTACTCTTTGGAAGAATTTTGGAGTTTTGCTCCTGAAATTTGGGACATTGATCCAGAAAATTCTTGCATATTTCCAATCCTAATGACTCTTTCTGTAAAATCTCATGGCACAGCTGAGAAAAATTTCGCCCAAGCATACCATAGTTCATACACGCCTTAGCGATTCCAGCCGCAAGATCAGCTTGATGATTGCTGGAACCATTGCACATCTCAGGAAAGTTTATTGATCCGTGCAACTCTTCTAAGCTTACACGTTGTGAGCTTCTCCACAAGGTAATCTTCTCCTTGTTTCCACTATCATCTAAACCCATCAACCACGACGCCAACTTCAGCATTTCACTATAAGTGAGAATCGGGAACAATTTTGCATTCCACAAACATCTGTCTTGTCCAGCATACGAGTTCCAGAGATTTTTTTCCTCAATGCCAAGATCAATCAGTACTTTCTCCAAAGGTTTACCACAAAAGGTTCCATCTTTATATATTGAGTTCTTTGGATTATCATGGAGACCACAATACACAATTACTCTCTCCTTATGTCCCACCAGCGGGACCTCCCAAAGACAATGCCTATCCGGAAGCATGAACCTGAAACTCTCTGGAGTTCCAAGATCTTCGCTTGGGATGTGAATACCAACAACTATGGACTGTGAGCCAATCTGTACGGCACCAGAAACTGTTGAATCATAGATAAGTGAATCTTCACCAATGGAGACACCAGGTGCAATTTCACTAGACAATATNNNNNNNNNNNNNNNNNNNNNNNNNNNNNNNNNNNNNNNNNNNNNNNNNNNNNNNNNNNNNNNNNNNNNNNNNNNNNNNNNNNNNNNNNNNNNNNNNNNNNNNNNNNNNNNNNNNNNNNNNNNNNNNNNNNNNNNNNNNNNNNNNNNNNNNNNNNNNNNNNNNNNNNNNNNNNNNNNNNNNNNNNNNNNNNNNNNNNNNNNNNNNNNNNNNNNNNNNNNNNNNNNNNNNNNNNNNNNNNNNNNNNNNNNNNNNNNNNNNNNNNNNNNNNNNNNNNNNNNNNNNNNNNNNNNNNNNNNNNNNNNNNNNNNNNNNNNNNNNNNNNNNNNNNNNNNNNNNNNNNNNNNNNNNNNNNNNNNNNNNNNNNNNNNNNNNNNNNNNNNNNNNNNNNNNNNNNNNNNNNNNNNNNNNNNNNNNNNNNNNNNNNNNNNNNNNNNNNNNNNNNNNNNNNNNNNNNNNNNNNNNNNNNNNNNNNNNNNNNNNNNNNNNNNNNNNNNNNNNNNNNNNNNNNNNNNNNNNNNNNNNNNNNNNNNNNNNNNNNNNNNNNNNNNNNNNNNNNNNNNNNNNNNNNNNNNNNNNNNNNNNNNNNNNNNNNNNNNNNNNNNNNNNNNNNNNNNNNNNNNNNNNNNNNNNNNNNNNNNNNNNNNNNNNNNNNNNNNNNNNNNNNNNNNNNNNNNNNNNNNNNNNNNNNNNNNNNNNNNNNNNNNNNNNNNNNNNNNNNNNNNNNNNNNNNNNNNNNNNNNNNNNNNNNNNNNNNNNNNNNNNNNNNNNNNNNNNNNNNNNNNNNNNNNNNNNNNNNNNNNNNNNNNNNNNNN from Camelina sativa cultivar DH55 chromosome 3, Cs, whole genome shotgun sequence includes:
- the LOC104759313 gene encoding bifunctional fucokinase/fucose pyrophosphorylase isoform X1, producing the protein MLKILCFQPLLSTSFSKLKAIGYYINSDCGKVLIFFGSTSFERIFIHLVCFQIHTTTYWLHLVFDFDPIRLLVCLKKKLRLLPLSTKPSRFHFFFLPFLRLRETIMSSGFSKTKQRKKADLATLLRKSWYHLRLSVRHPTRVPTWDAIVLTAASPEQAELYEWQLRRAKRMGRIASSTVTLAVPDPDGKRIGSGAATLNAIHALSRHYEQLGLNPGPEVEVANGTCPTESSPKSWVRFLSQKHVLMLHAGGDSKRVPWANPMGKVFLPLPYLAADDPDGPVPLLFDHILAIASCARQAFRDEGGLFIMTGDVLPCFDAFKMTLPEDAASIVTVPITLDIASNHGVIVTSKSESHAEGCIVSLVNDLLQKPTVEELVKKDAILHDGRTLLDTGIISARGRAWLDLVALGCSCQPMISELLGSKKEMSLYEDLVAAWVPSRHDWLRTRPLGELLINSLGRQKIYSYCTYDLQFLHFGTSSEVLDHLSGDASGIVGRRHLCSIPATTVSDIAASSVILSSEIAPGVSIGEDSLIYDSTVSGAVQIGSQSIVVGIHIPSEDLGTPESFRFMLPDRHCLWEVPLVGHKERVIVYCGLHDNPKNSIYKDGTFCGKPLEKVLIDLGIEEKNLWNSYAGQDRCLWNAKLFPILTYSEMLKLASWLMGLDDSGNKEKITLWRSSQRVSLEELHGSINFPEMCNGSSNHQADLAAGIAKACMNYGMLGRNFSQLCHEILQKESLGLEICKNFLDQCPKFQEQNSKILPKSRAYQVEVDLLRACGDEAKAIDLEHKVWGAVAEETASAVRYGFREHLLESSGKPHTENHVSHLDRVFQPRRTKVELPVRVDFVGGWSDTPPWSLERAGCVLNMAITLEGSLPIGTIIETTSQAGISIQDDAGNELHIEDPISIKTPFEINDPFRLVKSALLVTGILEENFFKSTGLAIKTWANVPRGSGLGTSSILAAAVVKGLLQISNGDESNENVARLVLVLEQLMGTGGGWQDQIGGLYPGIKFTSSFPGIPLRLHVVPLLASPKLITELEQRLLIVFTGQVRLAHQVLHKVVTRYLQRDNLLISSIKRLAELAKSGREALMNCEVDELGEIMSEAWRLHQELDPYCSNEFVDKLFAFSQPYSSGFKLVGAGGGGFSLILAKDTEKAKELRKRLEQHPEFDVKVYNWTICT
- the LOC104759313 gene encoding bifunctional fucokinase/fucose pyrophosphorylase isoform X2, with the protein product MLKILCFQPLLSTSFSKLKAIGYYINSDCGKVLIFFGSTSFERIFIHLVCFQIHTTTYWLHLVFDFDPIRLLVCLKKKLRLLPLSTKPSRFHFFFLPFLRLRETIMSSGFSKTKQRKKADLATLLRKSWYHLRLSVRHPTRVPTWDAIVLTAASPEQAELYEWQLRRAKRMGRIASSTVTLAVPDPDGKRIGSGAATLNAIHALSRHYEQLGLNPGPEVEVANGTCPTESSPKSWVRFLSQKHVLMLHAGGDSKRVPWANPMGKVFLPLPYLAADDPDGPVPLLFDHILAIASCARQAFRDEGGLFIMTGDVLPCFDAFKMTLPEDAASIVTVPITLDIASNHGVIVTSKSESHAEGCIVSLVNDLLQKPTVEELVKKDAILHDGRTLLDTGIISARGRAWLDLVALGCSCQPMISELLGSKKEMSLYEDLVAAWVPSRHDWLRTRPLGELLINSLGRQKIYSYCTYDLQFLHFGTSSEVLDHLSGDASGIVGRRHLCSIPATTVSDIAASSVILSSEIAPGVSIGEDSLIYDSTVSGAVQIGSQSIVVGIHIPSEDLGTPESFRFMLPDRHCLWEVPLVGHKERVIVYCGLHDNPKNSIYKDGTFCGKPLEKVLIDLGIEEKNLWNSYAGQDRCLWNAKLFPILTYSEMLKLASWLMGLDDSGNKEKITLWRSSQRVSLEELHGSINFPEMCNGSSNHQADLAAGIAKACMNYGMLGRNFSQLCHEILQKESLGLEICKNFLDQCPKFQEQNSKILPKSRAYQVEVDLLRACGDEAKAIDLEHKVWGAVAEETASAVRYGFREHLLESSGKPHTENHVSHLDRVFQPRRTKVELPVRVDFVGGWSDTPPWSLERAGCVLNMAITLEGSLPIGTIIETTSQAGISIQDDAGNELHIEDPISIKTPFEINDPFRLVKSALLVTGILEENFFKSTGLAIKTWANVPRGSGLGTSSILAAAVVKGLLQISNGDESNENVARLVLVLEQLMGTGGGWQDQIGGLYPGIKFTSSFPGIPLRLHVVPLLASPKLITELEQRLLIVFTGQVRLAHQVLHKVVTRYLQRDNLLISSIKRLAELAKSGREALMNCEVDELGEIMSEAWRLHQELDPYCSNEFVDKLFAFSQPYSSGFKLVGAGGGGFSLILAKDTEKAKELRKRLEQHPEFDVKVYNWTICT